A portion of the Stigmatopora argus isolate UIUO_Sarg chromosome 15, RoL_Sarg_1.0, whole genome shotgun sequence genome contains these proteins:
- the pccb gene encoding propionyl-CoA carboxylase beta chain, mitochondrial yields MMAAYSVARGGRGLFDSLKLSLRILAPIKHGAPTLPTNRYYSVGHLSVKERIEQKRKAALAGGGQKRIDAQHKRGKLTARERVQLLLDTESFVETDMFVEHRCSDFGMEQAQNKFPGDSVVTGSGRINGRLVYVFSQDFTVFGGSLSGAHAQKICKIMDQAMMVGAPVIGLNDSGGARIQEGVESLAGYADIFLRNVMASGVVPQISLIMGPCAGGAVYSPALTDFTFMVKDTSYLFITGPDVVKSVTNEDVTQEELGGAKTHTSVSGVAHRAFENDVEALLHLRDFFNYLPLSNQDAAPIRECQDSSERLVPALDTIVPFESTKAYDMLDIIHAISDEREFFEIMPDYAKNIVVGFARMNGRTVGMVGNQPKVASGCLDINSSVKGARFVRFCDAFNIPIVTFVDVPGFLPGTSQEYGGIIRHGAKLLFAFAEATVPKITVITRKAYGGAYDVMSSKHLRGDVNYAWPTAEVAVMGAKGAVQIIFRGKVNQAEAEAEYVEKFANPFPAAVRGFVDDIIEPSITRKRICRDLEVLASKKQVNPWKKHANIPL; encoded by the exons ATGATGGCGGCCTACAGTGTTGCTCGGGGAGGCCGCGGGTTGTTCGACTCCTTGAAGCTGTCGCTAAGGATTCTGGCACCGATCAAACATGGCGCACCGACACTGCCGACGAATCGCTACTACTCGGTCGGCCATCTGTCCGTCAAAGAGCGCATTGAACAGAAGCGCAAGGCAGCGCTGGCCGGAGGAGGTCAGAAGAGGATCGACGCTCAACACAAACGC GGAAAACTGACTGCTCGTGAACGAGTGCAGCTCCTCCTGGACACTGAGTCCTTCGTGGAAACGGACATGTTCGTGGAACACCGTTGCTCCGACTTTGGCATGGAGCAGGCTCAAAACAAG TTCCCCGGCGACAGCGTGGTGACGGGAAGCGGCAGAATCAACGGTCGCTTGGTGTATGTCTTCAGTCAA gATTTCACCGTCTTTGGTGGCAGTCTATCTGGAGCTCATGCGCAGAAGATCTGCAAG ATCATGGACCAGGCCATGATGGTGGGAGCGCCCGTCATCGGCCTCAACGACTCTGGAGGCGCTCGCATCCAAGAGGGCGTCGAGTCTCTGGCGGGATACGCCGATATATTCCTG AGGAATGTAATGGCATCTGGGGTTGTCCCACAAATCTCCCTCATTATGGGACCGTGTGCGGGGGGCGCCGTTTATTCGCCTGCCCTGACGGACTTCACCTTCATGGTCAAG GACACATCGTACCTTTTCATCACGGGTCCTGATGTGGTTAAGTCGGTCACCAATGAAGATGTTACTCAAGAGGAGCTGGGCGGAGCCAAGACACACACAAGCGTATCAG GGGTTGCGCACCGTGCGTTTGAGAATGATGTGGAAGCGTTACTGCACCTGCGGGACTTCTTCAACTATTTGCCGCTCAGTAATCAGGACGCTGCGCCAATCAGGGAGTGTCAAGACTCCAG TGAACGTCTTGTCCCAGCGCTGGACACAATTGTCCCATTTGAGTCAACGAAGGCCTATGACATGTTGGACATCATCCACGCT ATATCGGATGAGCGCGAATTCTTCGAGATCATGCCAGACTACGCCAAAAACATTGTGGTTGGTTTCGCCCGCATGAACGGGCGCACGGTGGGCATGGTGGGTAACCAGCCTAAAGTGGCCTCCG GCTGCCTGGACATCAACTCGTCAGTGAAGGGTGCTCGCTTTGTGCGCTTTTGCGACGCCTTCAACATTCCCATCGTGACCTTCGTTGACGTGCCGGGTTTCCTGCCGGGCACGTCCCAGGAGTACGGCGGCATCATCCGACACGGAGCCAAGCTGCTGTTCGCATTTGCCGAGGCCACCGTGCCCAAGATCACCGTCATCACCAGGAAG GCTTACGGTGGCGCTTATGACGTCATGAGCTCCAAACACCTGAGAGGAGACGTCAATTATGCTTGGCCCACAGCTGAGGTGGCTGTCATGGGCGCCAAG GGAGCTGTTCAGATCATCTTCAGGGGGAAGGTAAACCAGGCAGAAGCTGAAGCAGAATATGTGGAAAAGTTTGCCAATCCTTTCCCTGCTGCAGTTAGAG GTTTCGTGGACGACATCATCGAGCCGTCCATCACGCGCAAGAGGATCTGCCGAGACTTGGAAGTTTTGGCCAGTAAGAAGCAGGTCAACCCGTGGAAGAAACACGCCAACATTCCTCTGTAA
- the msl2a gene encoding E3 ubiquitin-protein ligase MSL2a, with product MQTQILPGEAAMNPVNAAALYVSASRAVLQCDPRQPHTFSDMYTLMPFFRQSLACLVCGELVRDPWSAPHPGCPHHVCLGCRGQKVGRAACLRCRDATGFQEDKQLNLLVRLYRKLCVYVAHSGLLPCVSANAELMALLEEALVGPTEDAESSDPLDFCTNGKPVEDGELVDESLMDSDLIDGGLAEDGDLEPDAESPPAPAEELREPADLYLEPGECNGALLESLEPSSPELEVCELMEETPPPPTGLSVSDTATLELSLTTGPFTTGAFPTGAFAPAPGGRELEEGEVLLLSVEEVLQTLDPLQPPADATQDRQAHMYLQLDAAHNYTQQHTDRTHASPAFPPPVLAPPPSSSRHKRKRSRSESDREQVKPLPIASILQGPPSPRAQHAAAPSFAAPPHAYSSLCNGAPSKPARHHHHHHHHHHHPHHSHSKGARKHGEVGAKKKARSGSKSKERSKEQRLQLSGCLVPPPPPRPPYKKPVEKKGCKCGRATQNPSVLTCRGQRCPCYSNRKACLDCICRGCQNSYMANGEKKLEAFAVPEKALEQTRLTLGINLTSITAAAALRSPTGSGLRAGTLLNVATATGAPVATAFLSASSPPRDPAYEDSLELLIG from the exons ATGCAAACCCAAATCCTCCCCGGAGAGGCGGCAATGAACCCGGTGAACGCGGCCGCCCTGTACGTGTCCGCCAGCCGGGCCGTGCTGCAGTGTGACCCGCGGCAGCCGCACACCTTCTCGGACATGTACACGCTGATGCCTTTCTTCCGACAGTCGCTGGCCTGTCTGGTCTGTG GTGAGCTGGTCCGCGATCCTTGGTCGGCGCCGCACCCTGGCTGTCCGCACCACGTGTGTCTCGGGTGCCGGGGCCAGAAGGTGGGGCGGGCGGCGTGCCTCCGCTGCCGGGACGCGACGGGCTTCCAGGAGGACAAGCAGCTGAACCTGCTGGTGCGGCTCTACCGGAAGCTGTGCGTCTACGTGGCCCACTCGGGGCTGCTGCCGTGCGTCAGCGCCAACGCTGAGCTCATGGCGCTGCTGGAGGAGGCGCTGGTGGGACCTACGGAGGATGCGGAATCATCGGACCCCCTGGATTTCTGCACAA aCGGCAAGCCAGTTGAGGACGGTGAATTGGTGGACGAAAGCTTGATGGACAGTGACCTGATAGATGGCGGCCTGGCGGAGGACGGCGACTTGGAGCCGGACGCCGAGTCCCCACCCGCTCCTGCCGAGGAGCTGCGCGAACCCGCTGACCTCTACCTGGAACCTGGGGAGTGCAACGGGGCGCTCCTAGAGAGCCTGGAGCCCTCCTCGCCAGAGCTGGAAGTCTGCGAACTGATGGAGGAGACGCCGCCCCCGCCGACGGGTCTCTCCGTTTCTGACACGGCTACGCTGGAGCTCAGTCTCACCACTGGACCCTTCACCACGGGCGCCTTCCCCACGGGGGCCTTCGCCCCCGCACCTGGCGGAAGGGAACTGGAGGAGGGCGAGGTGCTCCTCCTCAGCGTAGAAGAGGTCCTGCAGACTCTGGACCCTCTGCAGCCACCCGCCGACGCCACCCAGGACCGCCAAGCCCACATGTACTTGCAGCTGGACGCCGCCCACAATTACACGCAGCAACATACGGACAGGACGCACGCGAGTCCCGCGTTCCCCCCGCCCGTTCTCGCTCCCCCGCCCTCGTCGTCGCGTCACAAACGCAAGCGCTCGCGATCGGAGAGCGACCGCGAGCAAGTCAAACCGCTCCCCATCGCCTCCATCCTCCAGGGGCCGCCGTCGCCCCGCGCCCAGCACGCCGCGGCGCCCTCATTCGCTGCGCCGCCGCACGCTTACTCGTCGCTCTGCAACGGGGCGCCGTCTAAGCCCGCCcgccaccatcaccaccaccaccatcatcaccaccacccTCACCACAGCCACAGCAAGGGTGCCCGCAAGCACGGTGAGGTGGGCGCCAAAAAGAAAGCACGGTCGGGCAGCAAGAGTAAGGAACGCAGCAAAGAACAGCGGCTGCAGCTGTCAGGCTGCCTGgtgccgcctccgccgccgcggCCCCCCTACAAGAAACCCGTGGAAAAGAAAGGCTGCAAGTGTGGACGCGCCACGCAGAACCCCTCGGTGCTCACCTGTAGGGGGCAGCGCTGCCCGTGTTACTCCAACCGCAAG GCGTGCCTGGACTGCATCTGCCGCGGCTGCCAGAACTCTTACATGGCCAACGGCGAGAAGAAACTGGAAGCATTCGCCGTTCCCGAGAAGGCGCTGGAGCAGACGCGGCTCACGTTGGGCATCAACCTGACCAGCATCACCGCGGCGGCCGCGCTGCGCAGCCCCACGGGCAGCGGCCTCCGGGCCGGGACCCTGCTCAACGTGGCCACGGCGACCGGCGCGCCGGTGGCCACCGCCTTCCTGTCGGCCAGCAGCCCGCCCAGGGACCCCGCCTACGAGGACAGCCTGGAGCTGCTCATCGGCTGA